From Spartinivicinus ruber, the proteins below share one genomic window:
- a CDS encoding sporulation protein — protein MVETQLEYDILKPGEEFRAQVVIKGGEVEQDISG, from the coding sequence TTGGTTGAGACACAACTTGAGTATGACATACTCAAGCCTGGTGAAGAGTTCCGTGCACAGGTAGTTATTAAGGGTGGTGAGGTTGAACAAGATATTTCCGGATGA
- a CDS encoding TetR/AcrR family transcriptional regulator — MSDTRQNIIEAGVRELSHDPNASMASIAMSAGVSRMTINRYFSNRQNLLACIEVYLLEKYEQMVDEAIKSHDLPADQLQYYLHESISFGNIFHIITHHSYLDTHHPHDPTQCRFANVNRKLTRIIEALNRSKQIRKGVPVLWVLQLLDSIIIATWESLNHGAITKKEAPKLAWDSFKNAVLKGVE; from the coding sequence ATGAGTGATACACGTCAAAACATTATAGAAGCTGGAGTTAGAGAGTTATCTCATGACCCCAACGCCTCTATGGCAAGCATTGCAATGTCAGCAGGTGTGAGCCGTATGACGATAAACCGATACTTTAGTAACCGACAAAACTTGTTGGCTTGTATTGAAGTCTACTTACTTGAAAAATATGAGCAGATGGTTGATGAGGCAATCAAGTCTCATGACTTGCCAGCTGATCAGTTGCAGTACTACCTACATGAAAGTATATCATTTGGTAATATCTTTCATATTATCACTCACCATAGCTACTTAGATACTCATCACCCTCATGACCCCACTCAGTGTCGATTTGCGAATGTAAATAGAAAGCTAACAAGGATAATCGAAGCATTAAATAGATCCAAGCAAATTAGAAAGGGTGTTCCAGTACTTTGGGTGCTACAGCTATTAGATTCAATCATCATTGCAACCTGGGAGTCTTTGAATCATGGTGCAATCACAAAAAAAGAAGCACCTAAATTAGCTTGGGATAGTTTTAAGAATGCGGTTCTAAAAGGTGTTGAGTAA
- a CDS encoding sporulation protein, producing the protein MSLASLYACRVWIKTGLEIDLGVGASDKDYLTIKPTAAMKNFLQAMDECGYYLYKADGLP; encoded by the coding sequence ATGTCGCTTGCCAGTTTATATGCGTGCCGTGTTTGGATTAAGACTGGGTTGGAGATTGATCTTGGGGTGGGTGCTTCTGATAAAGACTATCTCACCATAAAGCCTACCGCTGCAATGAAAAATTTCCTGCAAGCTATGGATGAGTGTGGTTACTATCTTTATAAGGCAGATGGGTTACCTTAG
- a CDS encoding formylglycine-generating enzyme family protein, with protein sequence MITHFYLAKKNIVIKTLSILVFLATSPQGYADPIKRSVLIKDSNPSLKFEEALVSERSYYVGDLFGKLNYEKIASVSPKAYWIMTTEVTYNLYQSIYDWAIQHSYQLTDGCNGWKEYSCLEETTNSLQHPVTLISWMDAIVWANALSERLGLQPVYKTNTGKIIKSVESSKIDIVVSNTNGFRLPTLIEWHIAARGGNPALLQDTYGTLHSGSNSQNLVAWDEESSQLQGTTTVKQLNPNELGLYDMSGNVSEWIYDSYISEEQLIAGVFNKMHYFCGESWKNSKGLNLAYCNIHSRHYRLDDIGFRLVRN encoded by the coding sequence GTGATTACTCATTTTTACCTAGCAAAAAAAAATATCGTTATAAAAACACTTTCTATTCTCGTTTTCTTAGCAACGTCCCCACAGGGCTATGCTGATCCAATAAAAAGATCCGTCCTTATTAAGGACAGCAATCCATCCCTTAAGTTTGAAGAAGCATTGGTTTCCGAACGTAGTTATTATGTTGGAGACCTTTTTGGAAAACTAAATTATGAAAAGATAGCCAGTGTCTCTCCCAAAGCGTACTGGATAATGACCACTGAGGTAACCTACAACTTATATCAATCAATATACGACTGGGCCATTCAACACAGTTACCAGCTTACTGATGGGTGTAACGGCTGGAAAGAATACTCATGCCTAGAAGAAACAACAAACTCTCTTCAACACCCAGTCACACTGATATCATGGATGGATGCTATTGTGTGGGCTAATGCCTTAAGTGAGAGATTAGGCTTACAACCAGTCTATAAAACCAATACAGGCAAAATAATCAAGAGTGTAGAAAGTTCAAAAATCGACATTGTCGTGAGCAACACTAACGGCTTCCGCCTTCCTACTTTAATTGAGTGGCATATCGCCGCTAGAGGTGGCAATCCAGCCCTTCTACAGGACACTTATGGCACATTACACTCAGGTAGCAATAGCCAAAACCTGGTTGCATGGGATGAAGAAAGTTCACAGTTGCAAGGTACAACAACAGTCAAACAGCTAAATCCAAATGAGCTAGGCTTGTATGATATGTCAGGTAATGTTTCCGAATGGATTTATGATAGCTATATAAGTGAAGAACAGCTTATAGCTGGCGTTTTCAATAAAATGCATTATTTTTGCGGAGAAAGCTGGAAAAATAGCAAAGGCCTTAATTTAGCTTACTGCAATATACACTCTCGGCACTATCGATTAGATGATATTGGTTTCAGACTCGTAAGGAACTAA
- a CDS encoding oleate hydratase, which produces MQRVKNNNPKNSKVYLVGSGIASLASAIYLIKDARVVGENIHILEQDEILGGALDGAGDPENGFIIRGGRMHEEHFVCYWDLLSNIPSYDDPGVSVKDESFEFNSRYVSHAQARLLKDGKRMDLSSFELSLKDQMELVKLTFASESSLDNIRIQDWFNKEFFDTNFWYLWTTMFAFQKWSSVAAMRRYMKRFIHLVSGMPRLGGIMRTKYNQYHSVVVPLKRYLKERGVYFDMQTQVIDIEFDLSEDKKMAIILQTVNKNGTEEKIDLGENDYVFITNGSITECTDNGSWTKAPVLKKKSSSGAWMLWEKIAKKDKTFGNPSVFSDNIDLQKWYSYTVTIKDDTFHDYMEDFSGNLNGTGGLVTITDSNWLMSIVIARQPHFPNQPKDVKVFWGYGLYPDNEGNYVKKKMSECNGKEILEELWHHLKIQDLMKPIVDSGKVNCIPVAMPFIDSLFMPCAKGDRPDVLPKGTMNFAFIGQFAEVPKDCVFTVEYSVRCAQTAVYGLFETGRDVLPVYDSIHKPEVLINAMKALSK; this is translated from the coding sequence AACATTCATATCTTAGAGCAAGACGAAATTTTGGGTGGCGCACTTGATGGTGCCGGCGATCCCGAAAATGGTTTTATTATTCGTGGCGGAAGAATGCATGAAGAGCATTTTGTATGTTACTGGGATCTTTTATCAAATATTCCTTCCTATGATGACCCTGGTGTTTCCGTTAAAGATGAGTCTTTTGAGTTTAACTCCAGATATGTTTCACATGCACAGGCTCGTTTACTCAAAGATGGAAAAAGAATGGATCTCTCCTCTTTCGAGTTGTCTTTAAAAGACCAGATGGAACTGGTGAAACTGACATTCGCTTCTGAGAGTTCACTAGATAATATCCGGATTCAGGACTGGTTCAACAAGGAGTTTTTCGATACTAATTTCTGGTATTTATGGACAACAATGTTTGCATTTCAAAAATGGAGCAGTGTAGCAGCGATGCGGCGCTACATGAAACGTTTTATTCACTTAGTAAGCGGGATGCCAAGGCTTGGTGGCATAATGCGTACCAAATATAATCAATATCACTCTGTTGTGGTACCGCTTAAACGGTACTTGAAGGAACGAGGCGTGTATTTTGATATGCAGACACAGGTTATAGATATCGAATTCGACCTGTCGGAAGATAAAAAAATGGCTATTATTCTACAGACAGTCAACAAAAATGGGACAGAAGAAAAGATTGATCTTGGTGAAAACGATTATGTATTTATTACAAATGGTTCAATAACAGAATGTACAGACAATGGTTCTTGGACTAAAGCTCCTGTTCTCAAAAAAAAATCATCTTCAGGTGCATGGATGCTTTGGGAAAAAATAGCAAAAAAAGACAAAACGTTTGGTAATCCCAGTGTCTTTAGCGACAATATTGACTTGCAAAAGTGGTACTCTTACACTGTAACAATTAAAGATGATACATTCCATGATTATATGGAAGACTTTTCTGGTAATTTAAATGGTACTGGAGGGTTGGTAACAATAACAGATTCAAACTGGCTAATGTCAATTGTTATTGCCCGTCAGCCACATTTCCCCAACCAACCAAAAGATGTAAAAGTATTCTGGGGCTATGGTTTGTATCCTGACAACGAAGGTAATTACGTAAAGAAAAAAATGTCAGAGTGTAATGGTAAAGAGATACTTGAAGAACTGTGGCACCACCTTAAAATACAGGATTTGATGAAACCCATTGTAGATTCAGGAAAAGTTAATTGCATACCAGTAGCTATGCCATTTATTGATAGCCTCTTTATGCCATGCGCAAAGGGCGATCGTCCAGATGTATTACCAAAAGGTACAATGAACTTCGCTTTTATTGGCCAGTTTGCTGAAGTACCAAAAGATTGTGTCTTTACAGTAGAATACTCTGTACGCTGTGCTCAAACTGCAGTTTACGGACTATTTGAAACCGGAAGAGATGTATTACCAGTATATGACTCAATTCATAAGCCAGAAGTGTTAATAAACGCAATGAAAGCACTTAGTAAATAG
- a CDS encoding TonB-dependent receptor domain-containing protein, with protein MSYNYKLVHKSAFHAQAYYQDYDNIFGSFIENSPLVRSTDMIGQSTITSKKQDLRFNFKTPIEKLFYTQGALLDWRVDILKDKTGQTLLSGSIGGDTWTPYMTMTQYAPFVQFQSDITKQRIRTGLRNEHTQIKVDDFNTVFGGHINDGKVTFQETSFNISLVYKLTNHTEIFAGVSEGYNVPEVGTNSTTQGNSLCGI; from the coding sequence ATTTCCTATAACTATAAACTAGTACACAAGAGCGCATTTCATGCTCAAGCCTATTATCAAGATTATGATAATATTTTTGGCTCGTTTATAGAAAACTCACCATTAGTCCGCAGCACTGATATGATAGGACAATCAACTATCACATCAAAAAAACAAGACTTACGATTTAACTTTAAGACCCCCATAGAAAAATTATTTTATACTCAAGGAGCATTGCTTGATTGGAGAGTTGATATATTGAAGGATAAAACCGGTCAAACATTACTTTCCGGCTCAATAGGAGGTGATACATGGACTCCCTATATGACAATGACCCAATACGCTCCCTTTGTACAATTTCAAAGTGATATAACCAAACAGCGCATTAGAACAGGATTGCGTAATGAGCACACCCAAATCAAGGTAGATGATTTCAATACCGTTTTTGGTGGTCATATTAATGATGGCAAAGTGACTTTCCAGGAAACCTCGTTCAATATTAGCTTAGTTTATAAATTAACCAACCATACTGAGATATTTGCTGGAGTATCTGAAGGCTATAATGTACCAGAAGTTGGAACGAATTCCACCACCCAAGGCAACAGCCTATGTGGAATATAA
- a CDS encoding substrate-binding periplasmic protein has product MIYRLLTISLLLNALSAHSCPLQKLTYITEDYPPHNFRENGILKGVSVDLLLEALKAINCPIERTSIQVLPWTRGYTMIQSQSDVVLFGTSRLEEREKLFKWAGPYITTSITLIAKKDSQIKIRNPTDIKNYTIGVVKDDVGEKLIKSIGVSQTQIKYGNNEPETLARMLAADRFDLWSAEINGTKWLLTKLGYDIQQFEVVYTFNSVPAFYAFSKNVPDTTVALLQKGIDIATNTELPSGHTLLDEIYTKYGLKKLNHPK; this is encoded by the coding sequence ATGATTTACAGATTACTCACAATCAGTTTGCTACTTAACGCCCTATCAGCTCACAGCTGTCCATTACAAAAGCTAACTTACATAACTGAAGACTACCCTCCCCATAATTTCCGAGAAAATGGCATACTGAAAGGCGTATCTGTTGACCTACTTCTTGAAGCCTTAAAGGCCATCAACTGCCCTATAGAAAGAACCAGTATTCAAGTATTACCCTGGACACGGGGTTACACTATGATTCAAAGCCAATCTGATGTCGTGCTGTTTGGTACCAGCCGGTTAGAAGAACGAGAAAAGTTATTTAAGTGGGCTGGCCCATATATAACAACAAGCATTACACTTATTGCCAAAAAAGACTCTCAGATAAAAATTCGTAATCCAACTGACATCAAAAATTATACTATTGGTGTTGTTAAAGATGATGTTGGAGAGAAGCTAATTAAGTCAATAGGGGTTTCTCAGACTCAGATTAAGTACGGTAACAACGAACCAGAAACTTTAGCTAGAATGTTAGCTGCAGATCGGTTTGACCTATGGTCTGCAGAGATCAACGGAACAAAGTGGTTACTAACAAAGCTGGGCTATGATATTCAACAATTTGAAGTTGTGTACACTTTTAACTCTGTACCTGCCTTTTATGCATTCAGTAAAAATGTTCCAGATACAACTGTTGCATTGCTACAAAAAGGGATTGATATAGCTACTAATACAGAACTACCTTCAGGTCATACTTTGCTGGATGAAATTTATACAAAATATGGTTTAAAAAAGCTTAATCATCCAAAATAG
- a CDS encoding IS5 family transposase: MDYPTDLTDTQWEILSPVLPASKWQPGNRGRPPVNRRLIMNGLLYVLTTGCQWRMVPKDFGCWQTVYGYFNSWSQQGVWETIMDTFRKCYREKVGRKADPSAGCIDSQSIKTHTQGIHVGFDGGKKVKGRKRHILVDTLGIIICVVVTSAAVGEREGLKQLLKGYVAKGMTSLLKIWLDSGYSGTPIIDWVKDFHQATREIILEVVERAGKGFNVIKQRWVVERTFSWLINYRRHAKDYEVLTKNSEAMIQIAMLHILVRRIA; this comes from the coding sequence ATGGATTATCCAACAGATTTAACTGATACACAATGGGAAATACTGAGCCCTGTATTACCTGCATCCAAATGGCAACCTGGCAATAGAGGCAGACCACCCGTTAATAGACGCCTAATCATGAATGGCTTGCTTTATGTCCTAACAACTGGCTGTCAGTGGCGAATGGTGCCTAAAGACTTTGGCTGTTGGCAGACAGTATACGGTTATTTTAATTCCTGGAGCCAGCAGGGGGTTTGGGAAACCATTATGGATACCTTCAGGAAATGCTATCGTGAAAAAGTAGGAAGAAAAGCCGATCCCAGTGCAGGTTGTATTGATAGTCAAAGTATTAAAACTCATACGCAAGGTATTCATGTTGGTTTTGATGGTGGTAAAAAAGTAAAAGGTCGCAAACGTCATATTTTAGTTGATACGCTTGGTATTATTATCTGTGTTGTAGTGACTTCAGCTGCCGTTGGTGAGCGAGAGGGATTAAAACAGCTACTTAAGGGCTATGTTGCAAAAGGCATGACGAGTTTACTCAAAATTTGGCTGGATAGCGGTTATTCTGGCACGCCTATTATTGATTGGGTTAAAGACTTTCATCAAGCTACTCGAGAAATTATTCTAGAGGTGGTTGAAAGGGCAGGTAAAGGATTCAATGTTATTAAACAGCGCTGGGTGGTTGAGCGTACTTTTTCTTGGCTAATTAACTATAGACGACATGCTAAAGACTATGAGGTTCTAACAAAAAATAGTGAAGCAATGATACAGATTGCCATGTTACATATTTTAGTCAGGAGAATCGCTTAA
- a CDS encoding carbapenem self-resistance protein CarG family protein: protein MFNKFFITLLCSYCLIGYCDNQIKLKSGPNYIDFNNDGLQDIIFKGLYDNSTSHPDTTYTFYLKSKDSSFVHIPIGENIEDITFWDEKVSGLGYLFRDLRVFKIKNKTVVVIATKSQLSNFDKSAVTLIYYHLVKSPEGPGQIPFRWLEYKSIKTQQQYKSVESAFNEVK, encoded by the coding sequence TTGTTTAACAAATTTTTTATCACCTTATTATGCAGCTATTGTTTGATTGGCTATTGTGACAATCAAATCAAATTAAAATCAGGCCCTAACTACATTGACTTCAATAATGATGGACTTCAGGATATTATATTCAAAGGTCTATATGACAATAGTACATCACACCCAGATACCACTTATACATTTTACCTAAAAAGCAAAGACAGCAGTTTTGTGCATATCCCTATTGGTGAGAATATAGAAGATATTACCTTTTGGGATGAAAAAGTATCAGGTTTAGGATATCTTTTTAGGGACTTAAGAGTTTTTAAAATAAAAAATAAAACTGTTGTTGTAATAGCTACCAAAAGCCAATTGAGCAACTTTGATAAGTCAGCCGTCACATTAATTTACTACCATTTGGTAAAAAGCCCTGAAGGGCCAGGTCAAATTCCGTTCCGTTGGCTTGAATATAAGTCGATAAAAACTCAACAACAGTATAAGTCTGTTGAATCTGCTTTTAATGAAGTCAAATAA
- a CDS encoding substrate-binding periplasmic protein, producing MVANHWMLRLLFITATLPNTLVIQASPTTIRLAYNIEPNPPFNMGDHLAEKPGITIEIIQAVGHQLKLNFVFVEMPWKRCLYTVQKNIMDGTVDASFKKERTKVGVYPMANGKIDISKRNSTQSYSIFTTHSSDINSLEGLLNKYVGVTRGYSIISDLKNKGVKNIIETNGSLVSLRMLMRKRVHAIVDLEANIKNQLHLHAIEFQNIRMVTPPVKSKPYYLLFSHQFYRENKLLAHKIWNEIAIIRTSKRYQQLFEKY from the coding sequence ATGGTAGCTAACCACTGGATGCTTAGATTGTTGTTTATCACAGCTACACTACCAAATACACTTGTTATACAAGCATCACCCACAACAATTCGTCTGGCTTATAATATAGAACCCAATCCACCTTTTAATATGGGTGATCACTTAGCTGAAAAACCAGGTATTACTATTGAAATAATTCAAGCGGTTGGCCACCAACTAAAACTTAACTTTGTATTTGTTGAAATGCCTTGGAAGAGATGTTTGTACACTGTGCAAAAAAATATTATGGATGGAACAGTTGATGCTAGTTTCAAAAAAGAACGAACGAAAGTTGGAGTCTATCCAATGGCAAATGGGAAAATAGATATTTCCAAAAGAAACAGTACCCAAAGCTATTCTATTTTCACAACCCATTCATCAGACATTAACTCATTAGAAGGCTTATTAAATAAATATGTTGGTGTAACAAGAGGCTACTCAATAATAAGTGATCTAAAAAACAAAGGCGTTAAAAATATCATAGAAACCAATGGTTCATTAGTCAGTTTGCGAATGCTAATGAGAAAGCGAGTTCATGCAATTGTTGACCTAGAAGCAAATATCAAAAATCAGCTACATTTGCATGCAATCGAGTTTCAAAATATCCGCATGGTAACACCACCAGTTAAAAGCAAACCTTATTATTTGCTTTTTTCTCACCAGTTTTACAGAGAAAACAAGTTACTTGCACACAAAATATGGAACGAAATAGCCATTATAAGAACTTCAAAAAGATATCAACAGTTATTTGAAAAATATTAA